Proteins co-encoded in one Strix uralensis isolate ZFMK-TIS-50842 chromosome 2, bStrUra1, whole genome shotgun sequence genomic window:
- the ILDR2 gene encoding immunoglobulin-like domain-containing receptor 2 isoform X3, protein MKGLHQAEVEGLQVTVPEKKKVAMLFQPALLRCHFSTSSTQPAVVQWRFKSYCQDRMGEALGMATSGLQTMSKRNLDWDPYLDCVDSRRTVRVVASKQGSAVTIGDFYKERDVSIVHDADLQIGKLMWGDSGLYYCLIITPDDVEGKNEESVELLVLGRTGLLADLLPSFAVEIMPEWVFVGLVILGAFLFFLLVGICWCQCCPHSCCCYVRCPCCPESCCCPRALYVAGKAAKAGYPPAVSTMPGPYYIPSVPVAGVPSPAVLMDKSHPPPLAPSDSSGGSQNAVRKGYRIQTDKERDSMKVLYYVEKELAQFDPARRMRERYNNTISELSSLHEEDMNFRQPYRQARRKPLPPAEDLDGDPEYWAGVIGGGSTSRSQAVSDYRDERDSFRHSQQRSKSEMLSRKSFSVGVPAVSMDELAAFAESYSQRTRRADSQETRRFERSESHGGRSGGLPHQDSSMEEYYTKRSRGNREPLTDSDRGWSYSPPRRRAHEEKHLPRLVSRTPGGSQKYDHSYLSSVLERKSRSYDESSDPCETPSKLSSQPSQRGGGTYYAWSPPSTYKAEKSQQQPQQPPPPPQQEEGEDTLPPYSERELSRGPSYRAREQAYLNASDKKRKKDPKKTNDFPTRMSLVV, encoded by the exons ATGAAAGGTCTGCATCAAG CTGAGGTGGAAGGGTTGCAGGTCACTGTGCCTGAGAAGAAGAAGGTGGCCATGTTGTTTCAGCCTGCTCTGCTTCGCTGCCATTTCTCTACTTCTTCCACCCAACCAGCTGTGGTACAGTGGAGGTTTAAATCTTACTGCCAGGACCGGATGGGAGAAGCTTTGGGTATGGCGACTTCTGGTTTACAAACGATGAGCAAGAGGAACCTGGACTGGGATCCCTACCTGGACTGCGTGGACAGCAGGAGGACAGTCCGTGTCGTGGCCTCCAAACAAGGATCTGCCGTCACTATAGGGGACTTCTATAAGGAAAGAGATGTCAGCATTGTCCACG atGCGGACCTTCAGATTGGGAAGTTGATGTGGGGAGACAGTGGGCTCTATTACTGCCTTATTATCACACCGGATGATGTGGAGGGCAAGAATGAAGAATCGGTGGAGCTGCTTGTGCTTG GCAGGACAGGGCTGCTTGCTGATCTCTTGCCCAGTTTTGCTGTGGAGATTATGCCAG AGTGGGTCTTTGTGGGCCTGGTGATCCTGGGGGCGTTCCTGTTCTTCCTCCTGGTTGGGATCTGCTGGTGCCAGTGCTGcccacacagctgctgctgttacGTCCGCTGCCCCTGCTGTCCTGAGTCCTGCTGCTGTCCCCGGGCGC tgtatGTAGCCGGCAAGGCAGCAAAAGCTGGCTACCCTCCCGCAGTCTCTACCATGCCCGGTCCGTACTACATACCCAGTGTTCCTGTAGCTGGTGTCCCCTCTCCTGCGGTGCTGATGGATAAGTCGCACCCCCCTCCCTTAGCCCCAAGTGACTCCAGCGGAGGAAGCCAAAATG CAGTGCGCAAAGGGTACAGGATCCAGACTGACAAGGAGAGGGACTCCATGAAGGTGCTGTACTATGTGGAGAAAGAACTGGCTCAGTTTGACCCAGCTAGGAGGATGCGAGAACGAT ATAACAACACCATCTCTGAACTCAGCTCTTTGCATGAAGAGGACATGAACTTCCGGCAGCCGTACCGCCAGGCACGAAGGAAACCTCTGCCTCCTGCGGAGGACCTGGATGGTGATCCTGAATACTGGGCAGGAGTGATTGGTGGGGGCAGCACGTCAAGATCACAGGCTGTCTCTGATTACAGAGATGAGCGGGACAGTTTCCGGCACAG ccaGCAGAGATCCAAGTCCGAGATGCTGTCCCGTAAGAGTTTCTCTGTGGGAGTGCCGGCCGTCTCTATGGACGAGCTGGCAGCCTTTGCAGAGTCCTACAGCCAGCGGACCCGGCGGGCCGACAGCCAGGAAACTCGGCGTTTCGAGCGGTCAGAGTCGCATGGCGGCCGCAGCGGCGGGCTGCCCCACCAGGACAGCTCCATGGAGGAGTACTACACCAAGCGTAGCAGAGGGAACCGAGAGCCGCTGACGGACTCGGATCGGGGCTGGTCGTACAGCCCACCCCGGAGACGAGCCCATGAGGAGAAGCACCTGCCCAGGCTGGTGAGCCGGACGCCCGGAGGGAGCCAGAAATACGATCACTCCTACCTCAGCAGCGTCTTGGAGAGGAAATCCCGGAGCTACGATGAGAGTAGTGACCCTTGTGAAACCCCGTCAAAGCTGAGCTCGCAGCCCAGCCAGAGAGGAGGGGGAACATACTATGCCTGGTCACCACCCTCTACCTACAAAGCCGAGAAGtcgcagcagcagccgcagcagccgcCACCACCGCctcagcaggaggaaggggaggacacCCTGCCCCCCTACAGCGAGAGGGAGCTGAGCCGAGGCCCTTCGTACAGGGCCAGGGAGCAGGCCTACCTCAACGCCTCTgacaagaagaggaaaaaggaccCCAAGAAAACA aACGATTTTCCAACGAGGATGTCCCTTGTGGTTTGA
- the ILDR2 gene encoding immunoglobulin-like domain-containing receptor 2 isoform X7: MDGHVLGWIVLLWLAAEVEGLQVTVPEKKKVAMLFQPALLRCHFSTSSTQPAVVQWRFKSYCQDRMGEALGMATSGLQTMSKRNLDWDPYLDCVDSRRTVRVVASKQGSAVTIGDFYKERDVSIVHDADLQIGKLMWGDSGLYYCLIITPDDVEGKNEESVELLVLGRTGLLADLLPSFAVEIMPEWVFVGLVILGAFLFFLLVGICWCQCCPHSCCCYVRCPCCPESCCCPRALYVAGKAAKAGYPPAVSTMPGPYYIPSVPVAGVPSPAVLMDKSHPPPLAPSDSSGGSQNAVRKGYRIQTDKERDSMKVLYYVEKELAQFDPARRMRERYNNTISELSSLHEEDMNFRQPYRQARRKPLPPAEDLDGDPEYWAGVIGGGSTSRSQAVSDYRDERDSFRHSQQRSKSEMLSRKSFSVGVPAVSMDELAAFAESYSQRTRRADSQETRRFERSESHGGRSGGLPHQDSSMEEYYTKRSRGNREPLTDSDRGWSYSPPRRRAHEEKHLPRLVSRTPGGSQKYDHSYLSSVLERKSRSYDESSDPCETPSKLSSQPSQRGGGTYYAWSPPSTYKAEKSQQQPQQPPPPPQQEEGEDTLPPYSERELSRGPSYRAREQAYLNASDKKRKKDPKKTNDFPTRMSLVV; encoded by the exons CTGAGGTGGAAGGGTTGCAGGTCACTGTGCCTGAGAAGAAGAAGGTGGCCATGTTGTTTCAGCCTGCTCTGCTTCGCTGCCATTTCTCTACTTCTTCCACCCAACCAGCTGTGGTACAGTGGAGGTTTAAATCTTACTGCCAGGACCGGATGGGAGAAGCTTTGGGTATGGCGACTTCTGGTTTACAAACGATGAGCAAGAGGAACCTGGACTGGGATCCCTACCTGGACTGCGTGGACAGCAGGAGGACAGTCCGTGTCGTGGCCTCCAAACAAGGATCTGCCGTCACTATAGGGGACTTCTATAAGGAAAGAGATGTCAGCATTGTCCACG atGCGGACCTTCAGATTGGGAAGTTGATGTGGGGAGACAGTGGGCTCTATTACTGCCTTATTATCACACCGGATGATGTGGAGGGCAAGAATGAAGAATCGGTGGAGCTGCTTGTGCTTG GCAGGACAGGGCTGCTTGCTGATCTCTTGCCCAGTTTTGCTGTGGAGATTATGCCAG AGTGGGTCTTTGTGGGCCTGGTGATCCTGGGGGCGTTCCTGTTCTTCCTCCTGGTTGGGATCTGCTGGTGCCAGTGCTGcccacacagctgctgctgttacGTCCGCTGCCCCTGCTGTCCTGAGTCCTGCTGCTGTCCCCGGGCGC tgtatGTAGCCGGCAAGGCAGCAAAAGCTGGCTACCCTCCCGCAGTCTCTACCATGCCCGGTCCGTACTACATACCCAGTGTTCCTGTAGCTGGTGTCCCCTCTCCTGCGGTGCTGATGGATAAGTCGCACCCCCCTCCCTTAGCCCCAAGTGACTCCAGCGGAGGAAGCCAAAATG CAGTGCGCAAAGGGTACAGGATCCAGACTGACAAGGAGAGGGACTCCATGAAGGTGCTGTACTATGTGGAGAAAGAACTGGCTCAGTTTGACCCAGCTAGGAGGATGCGAGAACGAT ATAACAACACCATCTCTGAACTCAGCTCTTTGCATGAAGAGGACATGAACTTCCGGCAGCCGTACCGCCAGGCACGAAGGAAACCTCTGCCTCCTGCGGAGGACCTGGATGGTGATCCTGAATACTGGGCAGGAGTGATTGGTGGGGGCAGCACGTCAAGATCACAGGCTGTCTCTGATTACAGAGATGAGCGGGACAGTTTCCGGCACAG ccaGCAGAGATCCAAGTCCGAGATGCTGTCCCGTAAGAGTTTCTCTGTGGGAGTGCCGGCCGTCTCTATGGACGAGCTGGCAGCCTTTGCAGAGTCCTACAGCCAGCGGACCCGGCGGGCCGACAGCCAGGAAACTCGGCGTTTCGAGCGGTCAGAGTCGCATGGCGGCCGCAGCGGCGGGCTGCCCCACCAGGACAGCTCCATGGAGGAGTACTACACCAAGCGTAGCAGAGGGAACCGAGAGCCGCTGACGGACTCGGATCGGGGCTGGTCGTACAGCCCACCCCGGAGACGAGCCCATGAGGAGAAGCACCTGCCCAGGCTGGTGAGCCGGACGCCCGGAGGGAGCCAGAAATACGATCACTCCTACCTCAGCAGCGTCTTGGAGAGGAAATCCCGGAGCTACGATGAGAGTAGTGACCCTTGTGAAACCCCGTCAAAGCTGAGCTCGCAGCCCAGCCAGAGAGGAGGGGGAACATACTATGCCTGGTCACCACCCTCTACCTACAAAGCCGAGAAGtcgcagcagcagccgcagcagccgcCACCACCGCctcagcaggaggaaggggaggacacCCTGCCCCCCTACAGCGAGAGGGAGCTGAGCCGAGGCCCTTCGTACAGGGCCAGGGAGCAGGCCTACCTCAACGCCTCTgacaagaagaggaaaaaggaccCCAAGAAAACA aACGATTTTCCAACGAGGATGTCCCTTGTGGTTTGA
- the ILDR2 gene encoding immunoglobulin-like domain-containing receptor 2 isoform X1 yields MNGPHREAVPYAVNAEVEGLQVTVPEKKKVAMLFQPALLRCHFSTSSTQPAVVQWRFKSYCQDRMGEALGMATSGLQTMSKRNLDWDPYLDCVDSRRTVRVVASKQGSAVTIGDFYKERDVSIVHDADLQIGKLMWGDSGLYYCLIITPDDVEGKNEESVELLVLGRTGLLADLLPSFAVEIMPEWVFVGLVILGAFLFFLLVGICWCQCCPHSCCCYVRCPCCPESCCCPRALYVAGKAAKAGYPPAVSTMPGPYYIPSVPVAGVPSPAVLMDKSHPPPLAPSDSSGGSQNAVRKGYRIQTDKERDSMKVLYYVEKELAQFDPARRMRERYNNTISELSSLHEEDMNFRQPYRQARRKPLPPAEDLDGDPEYWAGVIGGGSTSRSQAVSDYRDERDSFRHSQQRSKSEMLSRKSFSVGVPAVSMDELAAFAESYSQRTRRADSQETRRFERSESHGGRSGGLPHQDSSMEEYYTKRSRGNREPLTDSDRGWSYSPPRRRAHEEKHLPRLVSRTPGGSQKYDHSYLSSVLERKSRSYDESSDPCETPSKLSSQPSQRGGGTYYAWSPPSTYKAEKSQQQPQQPPPPPQQEEGEDTLPPYSERELSRGPSYRAREQAYLNASDKKRKKDPKKTNDFPTRMSLVV; encoded by the exons CTGAGGTGGAAGGGTTGCAGGTCACTGTGCCTGAGAAGAAGAAGGTGGCCATGTTGTTTCAGCCTGCTCTGCTTCGCTGCCATTTCTCTACTTCTTCCACCCAACCAGCTGTGGTACAGTGGAGGTTTAAATCTTACTGCCAGGACCGGATGGGAGAAGCTTTGGGTATGGCGACTTCTGGTTTACAAACGATGAGCAAGAGGAACCTGGACTGGGATCCCTACCTGGACTGCGTGGACAGCAGGAGGACAGTCCGTGTCGTGGCCTCCAAACAAGGATCTGCCGTCACTATAGGGGACTTCTATAAGGAAAGAGATGTCAGCATTGTCCACG atGCGGACCTTCAGATTGGGAAGTTGATGTGGGGAGACAGTGGGCTCTATTACTGCCTTATTATCACACCGGATGATGTGGAGGGCAAGAATGAAGAATCGGTGGAGCTGCTTGTGCTTG GCAGGACAGGGCTGCTTGCTGATCTCTTGCCCAGTTTTGCTGTGGAGATTATGCCAG AGTGGGTCTTTGTGGGCCTGGTGATCCTGGGGGCGTTCCTGTTCTTCCTCCTGGTTGGGATCTGCTGGTGCCAGTGCTGcccacacagctgctgctgttacGTCCGCTGCCCCTGCTGTCCTGAGTCCTGCTGCTGTCCCCGGGCGC tgtatGTAGCCGGCAAGGCAGCAAAAGCTGGCTACCCTCCCGCAGTCTCTACCATGCCCGGTCCGTACTACATACCCAGTGTTCCTGTAGCTGGTGTCCCCTCTCCTGCGGTGCTGATGGATAAGTCGCACCCCCCTCCCTTAGCCCCAAGTGACTCCAGCGGAGGAAGCCAAAATG CAGTGCGCAAAGGGTACAGGATCCAGACTGACAAGGAGAGGGACTCCATGAAGGTGCTGTACTATGTGGAGAAAGAACTGGCTCAGTTTGACCCAGCTAGGAGGATGCGAGAACGAT ATAACAACACCATCTCTGAACTCAGCTCTTTGCATGAAGAGGACATGAACTTCCGGCAGCCGTACCGCCAGGCACGAAGGAAACCTCTGCCTCCTGCGGAGGACCTGGATGGTGATCCTGAATACTGGGCAGGAGTGATTGGTGGGGGCAGCACGTCAAGATCACAGGCTGTCTCTGATTACAGAGATGAGCGGGACAGTTTCCGGCACAG ccaGCAGAGATCCAAGTCCGAGATGCTGTCCCGTAAGAGTTTCTCTGTGGGAGTGCCGGCCGTCTCTATGGACGAGCTGGCAGCCTTTGCAGAGTCCTACAGCCAGCGGACCCGGCGGGCCGACAGCCAGGAAACTCGGCGTTTCGAGCGGTCAGAGTCGCATGGCGGCCGCAGCGGCGGGCTGCCCCACCAGGACAGCTCCATGGAGGAGTACTACACCAAGCGTAGCAGAGGGAACCGAGAGCCGCTGACGGACTCGGATCGGGGCTGGTCGTACAGCCCACCCCGGAGACGAGCCCATGAGGAGAAGCACCTGCCCAGGCTGGTGAGCCGGACGCCCGGAGGGAGCCAGAAATACGATCACTCCTACCTCAGCAGCGTCTTGGAGAGGAAATCCCGGAGCTACGATGAGAGTAGTGACCCTTGTGAAACCCCGTCAAAGCTGAGCTCGCAGCCCAGCCAGAGAGGAGGGGGAACATACTATGCCTGGTCACCACCCTCTACCTACAAAGCCGAGAAGtcgcagcagcagccgcagcagccgcCACCACCGCctcagcaggaggaaggggaggacacCCTGCCCCCCTACAGCGAGAGGGAGCTGAGCCGAGGCCCTTCGTACAGGGCCAGGGAGCAGGCCTACCTCAACGCCTCTgacaagaagaggaaaaaggaccCCAAGAAAACA aACGATTTTCCAACGAGGATGTCCCTTGTGGTTTGA
- the ILDR2 gene encoding immunoglobulin-like domain-containing receptor 2 isoform X2, which produces MDGHVLGWIVLLWLAAEVEGLQVTVPEKKKVAMLFQPALLRCHFSTSSTQPAVVQWRFKSYCQDRMGEALGMATSGLQTMSKRNLDWDPYLDCVDSRRTVRVVASKQGSAVTIGDFYKERDVSIVHDADLQIGKLMWGDSGLYYCLIITPDDVEGKNEESVELLVLGRTGLLADLLPSFAVEIMPEWVFVGLVILGAFLFFLLVGICWCQCCPHSCCCYVRCPCCPESCCCPRALYVAGKAAKAGYPPAVSTMPGPYYIPSVPVAGVPSPAVLMDKSHPPPLAPSDSSGGSQNVRKGYRIQTDKERDSMKVLYYVEKELAQFDPARRMRERYNNTISELSSLHEEDMNFRQPYRQARRKPLPPAEDLDGDPEYWAGVIGGGSTSRSQAVSDYRDERDSFRHSQQRSKSEMLSRKSFSVGVPAVSMDELAAFAESYSQRTRRADSQETRRFERSESHGGRSGGLPHQDSSMEEYYTKRSRGNREPLTDSDRGWSYSPPRRRAHEEKHLPRLVSRTPGGSQKYDHSYLSSVLERKSRSYDESSDPCETPSKLSSQPSQRGGGTYYAWSPPSTYKAEKSQQQPQQPPPPPQQEEGEDTLPPYSERELSRGPSYRAREQAYLNASDKKRKKDPKKTNDFPTRMSLVV; this is translated from the exons CTGAGGTGGAAGGGTTGCAGGTCACTGTGCCTGAGAAGAAGAAGGTGGCCATGTTGTTTCAGCCTGCTCTGCTTCGCTGCCATTTCTCTACTTCTTCCACCCAACCAGCTGTGGTACAGTGGAGGTTTAAATCTTACTGCCAGGACCGGATGGGAGAAGCTTTGGGTATGGCGACTTCTGGTTTACAAACGATGAGCAAGAGGAACCTGGACTGGGATCCCTACCTGGACTGCGTGGACAGCAGGAGGACAGTCCGTGTCGTGGCCTCCAAACAAGGATCTGCCGTCACTATAGGGGACTTCTATAAGGAAAGAGATGTCAGCATTGTCCACG atGCGGACCTTCAGATTGGGAAGTTGATGTGGGGAGACAGTGGGCTCTATTACTGCCTTATTATCACACCGGATGATGTGGAGGGCAAGAATGAAGAATCGGTGGAGCTGCTTGTGCTTG GCAGGACAGGGCTGCTTGCTGATCTCTTGCCCAGTTTTGCTGTGGAGATTATGCCAG AGTGGGTCTTTGTGGGCCTGGTGATCCTGGGGGCGTTCCTGTTCTTCCTCCTGGTTGGGATCTGCTGGTGCCAGTGCTGcccacacagctgctgctgttacGTCCGCTGCCCCTGCTGTCCTGAGTCCTGCTGCTGTCCCCGGGCGC tgtatGTAGCCGGCAAGGCAGCAAAAGCTGGCTACCCTCCCGCAGTCTCTACCATGCCCGGTCCGTACTACATACCCAGTGTTCCTGTAGCTGGTGTCCCCTCTCCTGCGGTGCTGATGGATAAGTCGCACCCCCCTCCCTTAGCCCCAAGTGACTCCAGCGGAGGAAGCCAAAATG TGCGCAAAGGGTACAGGATCCAGACTGACAAGGAGAGGGACTCCATGAAGGTGCTGTACTATGTGGAGAAAGAACTGGCTCAGTTTGACCCAGCTAGGAGGATGCGAGAACGAT ATAACAACACCATCTCTGAACTCAGCTCTTTGCATGAAGAGGACATGAACTTCCGGCAGCCGTACCGCCAGGCACGAAGGAAACCTCTGCCTCCTGCGGAGGACCTGGATGGTGATCCTGAATACTGGGCAGGAGTGATTGGTGGGGGCAGCACGTCAAGATCACAGGCTGTCTCTGATTACAGAGATGAGCGGGACAGTTTCCGGCACAG ccaGCAGAGATCCAAGTCCGAGATGCTGTCCCGTAAGAGTTTCTCTGTGGGAGTGCCGGCCGTCTCTATGGACGAGCTGGCAGCCTTTGCAGAGTCCTACAGCCAGCGGACCCGGCGGGCCGACAGCCAGGAAACTCGGCGTTTCGAGCGGTCAGAGTCGCATGGCGGCCGCAGCGGCGGGCTGCCCCACCAGGACAGCTCCATGGAGGAGTACTACACCAAGCGTAGCAGAGGGAACCGAGAGCCGCTGACGGACTCGGATCGGGGCTGGTCGTACAGCCCACCCCGGAGACGAGCCCATGAGGAGAAGCACCTGCCCAGGCTGGTGAGCCGGACGCCCGGAGGGAGCCAGAAATACGATCACTCCTACCTCAGCAGCGTCTTGGAGAGGAAATCCCGGAGCTACGATGAGAGTAGTGACCCTTGTGAAACCCCGTCAAAGCTGAGCTCGCAGCCCAGCCAGAGAGGAGGGGGAACATACTATGCCTGGTCACCACCCTCTACCTACAAAGCCGAGAAGtcgcagcagcagccgcagcagccgcCACCACCGCctcagcaggaggaaggggaggacacCCTGCCCCCCTACAGCGAGAGGGAGCTGAGCCGAGGCCCTTCGTACAGGGCCAGGGAGCAGGCCTACCTCAACGCCTCTgacaagaagaggaaaaaggaccCCAAGAAAACA aACGATTTTCCAACGAGGATGTCCCTTGTGGTTTGA
- the ILDR2 gene encoding immunoglobulin-like domain-containing receptor 2 isoform X4 — MDVLILSEVEGLQVTVPEKKKVAMLFQPALLRCHFSTSSTQPAVVQWRFKSYCQDRMGEALGMATSGLQTMSKRNLDWDPYLDCVDSRRTVRVVASKQGSAVTIGDFYKERDVSIVHDADLQIGKLMWGDSGLYYCLIITPDDVEGKNEESVELLVLGRTGLLADLLPSFAVEIMPEWVFVGLVILGAFLFFLLVGICWCQCCPHSCCCYVRCPCCPESCCCPRALYVAGKAAKAGYPPAVSTMPGPYYIPSVPVAGVPSPAVLMDKSHPPPLAPSDSSGGSQNAVRKGYRIQTDKERDSMKVLYYVEKELAQFDPARRMRERYNNTISELSSLHEEDMNFRQPYRQARRKPLPPAEDLDGDPEYWAGVIGGGSTSRSQAVSDYRDERDSFRHSQQRSKSEMLSRKSFSVGVPAVSMDELAAFAESYSQRTRRADSQETRRFERSESHGGRSGGLPHQDSSMEEYYTKRSRGNREPLTDSDRGWSYSPPRRRAHEEKHLPRLVSRTPGGSQKYDHSYLSSVLERKSRSYDESSDPCETPSKLSSQPSQRGGGTYYAWSPPSTYKAEKSQQQPQQPPPPPQQEEGEDTLPPYSERELSRGPSYRAREQAYLNASDKKRKKDPKKTNDFPTRMSLVV; from the exons ATGGACGTTTTAATTTTAT CTGAGGTGGAAGGGTTGCAGGTCACTGTGCCTGAGAAGAAGAAGGTGGCCATGTTGTTTCAGCCTGCTCTGCTTCGCTGCCATTTCTCTACTTCTTCCACCCAACCAGCTGTGGTACAGTGGAGGTTTAAATCTTACTGCCAGGACCGGATGGGAGAAGCTTTGGGTATGGCGACTTCTGGTTTACAAACGATGAGCAAGAGGAACCTGGACTGGGATCCCTACCTGGACTGCGTGGACAGCAGGAGGACAGTCCGTGTCGTGGCCTCCAAACAAGGATCTGCCGTCACTATAGGGGACTTCTATAAGGAAAGAGATGTCAGCATTGTCCACG atGCGGACCTTCAGATTGGGAAGTTGATGTGGGGAGACAGTGGGCTCTATTACTGCCTTATTATCACACCGGATGATGTGGAGGGCAAGAATGAAGAATCGGTGGAGCTGCTTGTGCTTG GCAGGACAGGGCTGCTTGCTGATCTCTTGCCCAGTTTTGCTGTGGAGATTATGCCAG AGTGGGTCTTTGTGGGCCTGGTGATCCTGGGGGCGTTCCTGTTCTTCCTCCTGGTTGGGATCTGCTGGTGCCAGTGCTGcccacacagctgctgctgttacGTCCGCTGCCCCTGCTGTCCTGAGTCCTGCTGCTGTCCCCGGGCGC tgtatGTAGCCGGCAAGGCAGCAAAAGCTGGCTACCCTCCCGCAGTCTCTACCATGCCCGGTCCGTACTACATACCCAGTGTTCCTGTAGCTGGTGTCCCCTCTCCTGCGGTGCTGATGGATAAGTCGCACCCCCCTCCCTTAGCCCCAAGTGACTCCAGCGGAGGAAGCCAAAATG CAGTGCGCAAAGGGTACAGGATCCAGACTGACAAGGAGAGGGACTCCATGAAGGTGCTGTACTATGTGGAGAAAGAACTGGCTCAGTTTGACCCAGCTAGGAGGATGCGAGAACGAT ATAACAACACCATCTCTGAACTCAGCTCTTTGCATGAAGAGGACATGAACTTCCGGCAGCCGTACCGCCAGGCACGAAGGAAACCTCTGCCTCCTGCGGAGGACCTGGATGGTGATCCTGAATACTGGGCAGGAGTGATTGGTGGGGGCAGCACGTCAAGATCACAGGCTGTCTCTGATTACAGAGATGAGCGGGACAGTTTCCGGCACAG ccaGCAGAGATCCAAGTCCGAGATGCTGTCCCGTAAGAGTTTCTCTGTGGGAGTGCCGGCCGTCTCTATGGACGAGCTGGCAGCCTTTGCAGAGTCCTACAGCCAGCGGACCCGGCGGGCCGACAGCCAGGAAACTCGGCGTTTCGAGCGGTCAGAGTCGCATGGCGGCCGCAGCGGCGGGCTGCCCCACCAGGACAGCTCCATGGAGGAGTACTACACCAAGCGTAGCAGAGGGAACCGAGAGCCGCTGACGGACTCGGATCGGGGCTGGTCGTACAGCCCACCCCGGAGACGAGCCCATGAGGAGAAGCACCTGCCCAGGCTGGTGAGCCGGACGCCCGGAGGGAGCCAGAAATACGATCACTCCTACCTCAGCAGCGTCTTGGAGAGGAAATCCCGGAGCTACGATGAGAGTAGTGACCCTTGTGAAACCCCGTCAAAGCTGAGCTCGCAGCCCAGCCAGAGAGGAGGGGGAACATACTATGCCTGGTCACCACCCTCTACCTACAAAGCCGAGAAGtcgcagcagcagccgcagcagccgcCACCACCGCctcagcaggaggaaggggaggacacCCTGCCCCCCTACAGCGAGAGGGAGCTGAGCCGAGGCCCTTCGTACAGGGCCAGGGAGCAGGCCTACCTCAACGCCTCTgacaagaagaggaaaaaggaccCCAAGAAAACA aACGATTTTCCAACGAGGATGTCCCTTGTGGTTTGA